In Apium graveolens cultivar Ventura chromosome 10, ASM990537v1, whole genome shotgun sequence, the following are encoded in one genomic region:
- the LOC141689689 gene encoding uncharacterized protein LOC141689689 produces MWSYNTTPRSTTGETPFMLTYSYEAIVPVEVGSGSLRRDRYTEEDVEVNQRLHLDLLDEMRENSQLRLAAYQQRAARYYTKNPQHGVFGANWEGPYKIKAILWKGTYQIEDLEGKLVPRAWNAEHLRKYYQ; encoded by the exons ATGTGGTCCTACAACACTACTCCACGATCTACTACAGGAGAAACTCCGTTTATGCTGACTTACAGCTATGAAGCTATAGTCCCTGTGGAAGTTGGTTCAGGGTCGCTTCGTAGAGATCGTTACACGGAGGAAGATGTAgaggttaatcaaaggcttcatttgGATCTTTTGGATGAAATGAGGGAAAATTCTCAGCTGAGGCTTGCAGCATATCAACAGCGTGCTGCAAG ATATTACACTAAGAATCCCCAgcatggagtgtttggagctaattgggaaggaccatacaagataaAAGCAATCTTGTGGAAAGGGACTTATCAAATTGAGGATTTGGAAGGAAAGTTGGTTCCGCGAGCATGGAACGCGGAACACCTccgaaagtattatcagtaa
- the LOC141689690 gene encoding uncharacterized protein LOC141689690, with the protein MPLINALAHGDALLDVRMEVEDPRGFDFDLDPRIPMSAEETGPVKDTISVPVDKDDPNKVLKRHPVSVERAITLKEEEDRLLEVRLIKESFYPEWLANPVLVKKPNGKWMTCIYFTDLNKACPKDSFPLPRIDQLVDATAGHALLSFMDAYSGYNQIPMYGPDQEHTSFITDRGLYCYIGMPFGLINTGATYQRLVNMMFKNQIGRTMEVYVDDMLVKSKDANDHIEHLMEIFNIIKSAVLVREEEGQQSLVYYVSKRLHDAETRYTSMDKLVYALILTSRKLRPYFQAHRIEVRTAYPLRQVLHKPESSGRILKCAVELGQFDLDYMPRTAIKGQAFADFLLKFDSAVDDRALVVLYPPSTEEVLEEFPHPLWILHVDEAVNNGGAGAGIVLVSPKGHHLMSVIHFKFYATNNNAEYEALINGLKIALEMGVRNLIAKSDSELVVNQVNGGFQARGPQTKSYLRCT; encoded by the exons atgccacttatcaatgcTCTCGCACATGGGGATGCGCTCTTGGATGTAAGAATGGAGGTCGAGGACCCCCGAGGCTTTGATTTTGATCtggatcccaggatccctatgTCTGCCGAGGAAACGGGGCCTGTCAAAGACACAATATCCGTTCCGGTCGATAAGGATGACCCAAACAAGGTTTTGAAG CGTCACCCGGTGAGCGTGGAAAGGGCGATAACATTAAAAGAAGAGGAAGACCGACTGTTGGAAGTGAGGTTGATCAAAGAATCCTTCTACCCCGAGTGGCTCGCAAATCCAGTGCTTGTGAAAAAGCCAAACGGGAAGTGGATGACGTGTATATATTTCACAGATCTCAATAAGGCTTGCCCGAAGGATAGCTTTCCGCTCCCacgaattgatcagttggttgacgcAACGGCAGGTCATGCCTTGCTaagttttatggatgcatactctgGTTACAATCAAATCCCTATGTACGGCCCCGATCAGGAGCATACATCCTTCATCACTGATAGAGGGTTATACTGTTACATAGGGATGCCATTTGGATTGATCAACACTGGCGCGACCTATCAGCGGTTGGTGAACATGATGTTCAAAAACCAGATTGGGAGAACCATGGAGGTGTATGTGGACGATATGTTGGTAAAATCCAAGGATGCGAATGACCATATCGAGCACTTGATGGAAATTTTTAACATTATAAAGAG CGCTGTGCTGGTAAGAGAAGAGGAGGGGCAACAGTCACTAGTGTATTACGTGAGTAAGAGATTGCATGATGCTGAAACTCGCTACACAAGCATGGATAAACTGGTTTACGCCTTGATCCTTACGTCCAGGAAGTTACGGCCATACTTCCAGGCCCATAGAATTGAAGTCCGTACAGCATATCCGCTGCGTCAAGTCCTTCACAAGCCAGAATCATCGGGGAGAATTTTGAAATGTGCTGTGGAGTTGGGTCAGTTTGACTTGGATTACATGCCCCGTACAGCAATTAAAGGACAAGCCTTCGCCGATTTCCTGTTGAAATTTGATTCTGCGGTTGATGATAGGGCTTTGGTAGTGCTATATCCCCCTAGTACTGAAGAAGTTTTAGAGGAGTTCCCACATCCCTTGTGGATCTTGCATGTAGATGAGGCGGTTAATAATGGAGGAGCGGGTGCGGGCATAGTACTCGTGTCTCCGAAAGGCCATCACCTGATGAGTGTAATTCACTTCAAATTTTATGCAACGAATAATAATGCGGAATATGAGGCATTGATCAATGGCCTGAAGATTGCTTTGGAAATGGGGGTACGGAACTTAATTGCAAAAAGCGACTCGGAGTTGGTGGTGAATCAGGTGAATGGGGGGTTTCAAGCTCGAGGACCGCAGACGAAATCATACTTAAGATGCACGTAG